From the Halalkalicoccus sp. CGA53 genome, one window contains:
- a CDS encoding FAD-binding oxidoreductase, whose translation MATESPTLDETAVKEFAERSRGEVIGPGDGAVYDEARTIYNAMIDRRPGLIARCANVSDVIGAVNLAREHELDVAIRSGGHNGAGLSTVDDGLVIDLSEMKGIRVDPETRTARVEPGCTWGDVDHATHEFGLATVSGVVSTTGVGGLTLGGGHGYLTRKYGLTIDNLLGADVVLADGRLVRASETENPDLFWGLRGGGGNFGVVASFEFALHPVETVVAGPMFWSIDDLEETMRWYREWLPEAPEDVYAFYLTAEVPGEPFPEEIHGEKVCGLVWCYLGDPEGIDEVLNPAREAADPLFEHVGEMPYPALQSLFDDLYPSGEQWYWKGDFVDELTDEAIAEHARFAEVPTTKSTMHLYPIDGAVHRVEEDETAWAYRDATWSMVIAGVDPEPENADRLREWARSYWEALHPHSAGGAYVNFMMEEGTDRVRATYGENYDRLREVKTTYDPENLFHVNQNIEPAGGE comes from the coding sequence ATGGCGACAGAGAGCCCGACGTTAGACGAGACGGCAGTGAAGGAGTTCGCGGAACGCTCGCGGGGGGAGGTGATCGGTCCGGGCGACGGGGCTGTCTACGACGAGGCGCGCACGATCTACAACGCGATGATCGACCGCCGGCCGGGGTTGATCGCCCGATGTGCGAACGTGAGCGACGTGATCGGGGCGGTGAACCTCGCTCGCGAGCACGAACTCGACGTGGCGATCCGGAGCGGCGGGCACAACGGCGCCGGCCTGAGCACCGTCGACGACGGGCTGGTGATCGACCTCTCGGAGATGAAAGGCATCCGTGTCGACCCGGAGACGAGGACCGCTCGCGTCGAGCCCGGCTGTACGTGGGGTGACGTCGATCACGCCACGCACGAGTTCGGGCTGGCGACCGTGAGCGGGGTGGTCTCGACGACCGGCGTCGGCGGCCTCACCCTCGGCGGCGGACACGGCTACCTCACCCGGAAGTACGGCCTGACGATCGACAACCTGCTGGGCGCGGACGTCGTGCTGGCCGACGGCCGACTCGTTCGGGCGAGCGAGACGGAGAACCCCGACCTGTTCTGGGGGCTGCGCGGCGGCGGCGGGAACTTCGGCGTCGTGGCGAGCTTCGAGTTCGCACTCCACCCGGTCGAGACGGTCGTCGCTGGCCCGATGTTCTGGTCGATCGACGACCTCGAGGAGACGATGCGATGGTACCGCGAGTGGCTGCCCGAGGCTCCCGAGGACGTCTACGCCTTCTACCTCACGGCCGAGGTGCCGGGCGAGCCGTTCCCCGAGGAGATCCACGGCGAGAAGGTCTGCGGGCTGGTGTGGTGTTACCTGGGGGACCCGGAGGGGATCGACGAGGTGCTGAACCCGGCGCGCGAGGCGGCCGATCCGCTGTTCGAGCACGTCGGCGAGATGCCGTATCCCGCGCTCCAGAGCCTGTTCGACGACCTCTACCCCTCCGGCGAGCAGTGGTACTGGAAGGGCGACTTCGTCGACGAGCTGACCGACGAGGCGATCGCCGAACACGCCCGGTTCGCGGAGGTCCCGACGACGAAGTCGACGATGCACCTCTATCCCATAGACGGGGCGGTCCACCGCGTCGAGGAGGACGAAACCGCCTGGGCGTATCGCGACGCCACCTGGTCGATGGTGATCGCGGGCGTCGACCCGGAGCCGGAGAACGCGGATCGCCTCCGCGAGTGGGCGCGGTCGTACTGGGAGGCGCTGCACCCGCACTCGGCGGGCGGCGCGTACGTCAACTTCATGATGGAGGAGGGCACCGATCGGGTCCGGGCGACCTACGGGGAGAACTACGACCGCCTCCGCGAGGTAAAGACGACCTACGACCCGGAGAACCTCTTCCACGTGAACCAGAACATCGAGCCGGCGGGGGGTGAGTGA
- a CDS encoding helix-turn-helix transcriptional regulator has translation MLAATMDSTLSDIEFLARSPYRVSALAALSETSRSRRELQELTEASSSTVGRLLCEFEKRRWVQKNGHRYEATQLGAFVAGGMAELIDRIETERALRDVWGLISADVDGLSIEMVSDATVTVAVAEDPYRPVNRFVTLLEGTERFRFVGFDLALVEPCRDDFRRLIVAGMETEIVDPPGVARYVVSTYREHCSESIESGNLTIRVHDDLPTYGLALFDDRVGISGYDPDSGSVRVLIDTDSREVREWAETTYESYREEARSFGPPDAV, from the coding sequence ATGTTAGCCGCTACCATGGACTCGACGCTCAGTGACATCGAGTTCCTCGCGCGCTCGCCTTACCGGGTGAGCGCGCTCGCGGCGCTGTCGGAGACGTCGCGAAGTCGGAGGGAGCTTCAGGAGCTGACGGAGGCCTCCTCCTCGACGGTCGGCCGGCTCCTCTGTGAGTTCGAAAAGCGCCGCTGGGTCCAGAAGAACGGCCACCGGTACGAGGCGACACAGCTGGGGGCGTTCGTCGCGGGGGGGATGGCCGAGCTGATCGACCGGATCGAGACCGAGCGCGCGCTCCGCGACGTCTGGGGGCTTATCTCGGCCGATGTCGACGGCCTCAGTATCGAGATGGTCTCGGACGCGACGGTGACCGTCGCCGTCGCGGAGGACCCCTATCGGCCCGTAAACCGGTTCGTCACGCTGTTGGAGGGGACCGAACGGTTCCGGTTCGTCGGCTTCGACCTCGCGCTCGTCGAGCCGTGCCGGGACGACTTCCGGCGCCTGATCGTGGCGGGCATGGAGACGGAGATCGTCGACCCGCCGGGCGTCGCGCGGTACGTCGTCTCCACCTACCGGGAGCACTGTTCGGAGTCGATCGAGAGCGGGAACCTCACGATCCGCGTCCACGACGACCTGCCGACCTATGGCCTCGCGCTCTTCGACGATCGCGTCGGGATCAGCGGCTACGATCCCGACAGCGGGAGCGTGCGCGTGCTGATCGACACCGACTCCCGGGAGGTCCGCGAGTGGGCGGAGACGACATACGAGTCCTACCGCGAGGAGGCGCGGTCGTTCGGGCCGCCGGACGCGGTCTGA